The proteins below are encoded in one region of Pristis pectinata isolate sPriPec2 chromosome 37, sPriPec2.1.pri, whole genome shotgun sequence:
- the LOC127586592 gene encoding protein mono-ADP-ribosyltransferase TIPARP-like yields the protein MAGRTKVGADNPSTTAVGPLLKVALIKTHTLDHQRRRKESERLLRTLKHLIKKERIGAGQKLGPAASPGPTGPLTLDCLNFTLSRPCDPAKQLDLQVVDVSVNLASSPEAMEVELREAETLRQASPACEASCSPEDEMSLDHLLDVLTQLQYHTHQGEGLCICWRFLVGTCPSGDRCPQHHTALPYHWQLRRVDSRRWESVQEDAQEALERLYCDPEREKVTLNYRGSSFSADFGQMSIQDVTFDRLRRLSTSDTDPCNTFRTVWKHYWRDAFEWKEYTESVNQDFNEALQRGLGVRYVMVSKNQQYKVDLNAGYQQNIATGTKRRICKRPLFQSIVTLLPHLKTLSGTPDLNSTPSGTSPTAAQSPASNSNQGYPETWIPMDPNVDFIKVPMALDDKAYGVVYRLFHKTMPETKFVILSILRVQNQFLWDKYTRKKLYMNRKMSDYERVLNEKHLFHGTSPPSIDGICKHNFDPRVSGRHATLYGQGSYFARKSSYSHRYARRSEEGIHYMFLSKVLVGRHTVGKPTMRRPPAIIPNNPSSDLFNSCVDNVEDPQIFVLFENDQCFPYFVVKYKEVEDTVAVR from the exons ATGGCCGGACGCACCAAGGTGGGGGCGGACAACCCCTCGACCACCGCTGTGGGGCCATTGCTCAAGGTGGCCCTGATCAAGACCCACACCCTGGACCaccagaggaggaggaaggagagtgaGAGACTGCTGCGGACCCTCAAGCACCTGATCAAGAAGGAGCGGATCGGGGCGGGCCAGAAGTTAGGCCCGGCTGCCAGCCCTGGGCCGACAGGCCCGTTGACCCTCGACTGCCTGAACTTCACCCTCAGCCGGCCATGTGACCCAGCCAAGCAGCTTGACCTCCAGGTGGTGGACGTCTCGGTCAACCTCGCCTCGTCGCCGGAGGCGATGGAGGTGGAGCTGAGGGAGGCCGAGACTCTGAGGCAGGCTTCTCCGGCCTGCGAGGCCTCCTGCTCGCCTGAGGACGAGATGAGCCTGGACCACCTGCTGGACGTCCTGACCCAGCTGCAGTACCACACCCACCAGGGCGAGGGGCTGTGCATCTGCTGGCGCTTCCTGGTGGGCACCTGCCCCAGCGGAGACCGGTGCCCCCAGCACCACACCGCCCTGCCCTACCACTGGCAGCTGAGGCGGGTGGACAGCCGGAGGTGGGAGAGTGTGCAGGAGGATGCTCAGGAAGCGCTGGAGCGCTTGTACTGTGACCCCGAGCGGGAGAAGGTCACCCTAAACTACAG GGGCAGCAGCTTCTCCGCCGACTTTGGTCAGATGTCTATCCAGGACGTCACCTTCGACAGGCTGAGACGGCTGAGCACTTCGGACACTGACCCCTGCAACACCTTCCGCACCGTCTGGAAACACTACTGGAGGGACGCGTTCGAGTGGAAGGAATACACGGAG TCAGTCAACCAGGACTTCAACGAGGCCCTGCAGCGAGGCCTGGGTGTGAGATACGTCATGGTCAGCAAGAATCAACAGTACAAGGTAGACCTCAACGCCGGGTACCAGCAGAACATCGCCACAGGCACCAAGAGGCGGATATGCAAGCGGCCATTATTTCAGTCAATTGTCACCCTTCTCCCACACCTCAA GACCCTCTCGGGAACTCCTGACCTGAACTCGACACCCAGTGGGACCTCTCCGACAGCGGCCCAGTCACCTGCCTCCAACAGCAACCAGGGTTACCCGGAGACCTGGATCCCCATGGACCCTAATGTGGACTTTATTAAAGTGCCCATGGCCCTGGACGATAAGGCCTACGGTGTGGTGTACCGGCTCTTCCACAAGACCATGCCTGAGACCAAGTTTGTCATCCTCAGCATATTACGGGTGCAGAACCAGTTCCTCTGGGACAAGTACACCAG GAAGAAGCTCTACATGAACCGTAAGATGTCGGACTATGAGCGGGTGCTGAACGAGAAGCACCTCTTCCACGGGACCTCACCCCCTTCCATCGACGGGATCTGCAAGCACAACTTTGACCCCCGTGTGTCGGGGCGACACGCCACCCTGTACGGCCAGGGCAGTTACTTTGCTCGAAAGTCCAGCTACTCCCACAGGTACGCCCGGCGCTCGGAGGAAGGCATCCATTACATGTTTCTGTCCAAGGTCCTCGTTGGCCGCCACACTGTTGGGAAACCCACCATGAGGAGGCCACCAGCCATCATCCCCAACAACCCCAGCAGCGATCTCTTCAACTCCTGTGTGGACAATGTAGAGGACCCACAGATCTTTGTCCTCTTTGAGAACGACCAGTGCTTTCCCTACTTTGTAGTCAAGTACAAGGAGGTAGAGGACACAGTGGCTGTGAGGTGA